The window CCTTGGCGTGCGACCGCAAGAAAGACACGGAGGTCGTTCCAGTCAGGTAGTGAGTCCATGCGGGACATTGTGCATGGATGCACAAACCGTGTGCAAGCCCTTGCTTTGGCGGGAAAAAACCGACGCCGATAATCCTTGCACAAGCCCCCCGATCCCGAGCGCTCGCACGAGTGGCACGCGCAGTGCGGCCCTGAATCGATTCGGCCACCAACGTCCAAATAACAGGAGACAACCCATGGAATTCGACGCAGTCTTGCTCCCCCCTCGTCGTGCGGCCTGCATTGCCGCGGGACTCTGGCCCGATCGCACAATCAATGACGAACTGGACGCCTGCGTGGCCGAGTTTCCGGACAAGCTTGCGCTGACCGCGATGCGCGCCGAAAGCGGTGAGGTGCGGCGTTTCACCTACCGTGAGCTGGCGGCGCTGGCCGATCGCGTGGCCGTGGGTCTGTCCCGCCTGGGCGTAGGTCGCAACGACGTGGTGGCGATGCAGTTGCCCAACTGGTGGCAGTTCACGGTGCTGTATCTCGCCTGCACGCGCATCGGCGCGGTGGTCAATCCCCTGATGCCGATCTTCCGCGAGCGCGAGCTGTCGTTCATGCTCGGACACGGCGAGGCGAAAGTCTTCATCGTGCCGAAGACCTTCCGCGGCTGTGACCACGAGGCGATGGCGCGCGCGCTGCAGCCGGGCCTGCCGGCACTGCAGCGCATTGTCGTCGTCGACGGCGACGGCCCCGACTCCTTCGAGGCGCTGCTCACCGCGCCGGCCTGGGAAAAGGAACCCGACGCCGCGGACATCCTTACGCGCAGCCGCCCCGGCCCGGACGACATCACGCTGCTGATGTACACCTCGGGCACCACCGGCGAGCCGAAGGGGGCGATGCACTCGGCCAACACGGTGATGGCGAACCTCGTGCAGTACGCGCGCAGGCTGCAACTCACCCACGACGACGTCGTCCTGATGGCCTCGCCGATGGCTCACCAGACGGGCGCGGCGTACGGAATGATGCTGCCGATCCTGTTGCGCGGCCGTTCCGTGATCCTCAACAAATGGGAAGCCGCGAAGGCGATCGAGCTGATCCGGTCCGAAGGCGCGACCTTCACGATGGCTTCGACACCCTTCCTGACCGACCTGACGAAAACCGTGCAGGAGCTGGGGCTGCCGGTGCCGACCCTGAGAAGCTTCCTCTGCTCCGGCGCGCCGATCCCCGGCCCGCTGGTCGAGCAGGCGCGCAAGGTTCTCGGCACCAAGATCGTGTCCGCCTGGGGCATGACCGAAATCGGCGTCATCACGATGATCGACCTCGACGATGACGACGAGCGCGCCTGCTCGACCGACGGCAAGGTGACCCACGGCGCCGAGATCCGGGTCGTCGATGAAGACGGCGTGGAGCTTCCGCGCGGATCCGTCGGCCGTCTCGTCGTGCGCACGTGTTCGGCCTTCGGCGGCTACCTCAAGCGCCCCCAATGGAACAACGTGGATGCCGACGGCTGGCTCGACTCGGGCGACGTCGCGAAGATGGACGAGGACGGTTACATCCGCATCAGCGGCCGCAACAAGGACGTCGTCATCCGCGGCGGCGAGAACATTCCGGTGTTCGAGATCGA is drawn from Azoarcus sp. DN11 and contains these coding sequences:
- the aliA gene encoding cyclohexanecarboxylate-CoA ligase; the encoded protein is MEFDAVLLPPRRAACIAAGLWPDRTINDELDACVAEFPDKLALTAMRAESGEVRRFTYRELAALADRVAVGLSRLGVGRNDVVAMQLPNWWQFTVLYLACTRIGAVVNPLMPIFRERELSFMLGHGEAKVFIVPKTFRGCDHEAMARALQPGLPALQRIVVVDGDGPDSFEALLTAPAWEKEPDAADILTRSRPGPDDITLLMYTSGTTGEPKGAMHSANTVMANLVQYARRLQLTHDDVVLMASPMAHQTGAAYGMMLPILLRGRSVILNKWEAAKAIELIRSEGATFTMASTPFLTDLTKTVQELGLPVPTLRSFLCSGAPIPGPLVEQARKVLGTKIVSAWGMTEIGVITMIDLDDDDERACSTDGKVTHGAEIRVVDEDGVELPRGSVGRLVVRTCSAFGGYLKRPQWNNVDADGWLDSGDVAKMDEDGYIRISGRNKDVVIRGGENIPVFEIESLLYRHPAVDQVAIVAYPDERLGERCCAVVVPKHGHTFDFASMADFLKAQKVTLQYIPERLIVRDEMPSTATGKIQKFRLRELLRNGLL